The genomic region ACTTTTTTCGTACGAAATGACCTTTAAAGTGTTTTTGTCTTTATCATAATGATACTTCATAAATATTGACACACTGTCAACATACATATTAGGGTTAGTACAGAATAACAACTTCCCTCGTTCTTCAAAGTATAATGTTTTCCATGCTAAAGTATCTTTTTCCCAAGCTTTTTCGGAAACTATTTTTCCATTCCGTGTCATTTTTTCAACGGTCCATTTCCCGAAATATTTTTTCGATTTCTTTACATCATAACTGTAATACAATACGAACACAAATGGAATTAAGATACATAACAAACGTATTAATTTACGTACTGTGTTAGTGCCTATAGCAGGAAGTTTGCTTTTATAACTACTAAAAAATGCAATTATATCTTTTTTCCTTTCTAATGATAAATAGGATAATCCCAAAACCATAATTATTGATATGAAAGTGGTTAGTGGACCAATTCCATAAAATAGATTAATTAAAAGTATGTTTACTTGAACGGGTAAAAGTGTAATTACTCCAAGCAATGTGGTACGTCTGAATAATAATAAAACACTTCCAATTATTTGAATTAAACCGATAATAACAGTTAGCGTATAGGAATAACCATAATATTTCCAAGTAAGTTCTTGTCCATTTAAGGTATTCACTAATGAGTCTTCAATATGATAGGAAAATGCAAAATTGACATCAAATAATTTTTCAAAGCCAAATGTAGAAATATATAGCGCAAGCCAGTATCGTAGAATTGTAGTAAGCCAAACAAAGTATTTTTGTGAATCAATGTTATTTTTCTTTTCGTTACGATGCCAATAAAGTGATAAGCCTAATGAAAAAAGAATCCCAGTAATCAAAGATGACATTCCAATTGGAAGTATATATTGATTTAGTTTATAGGGGAAAAGAGGTAATATAATATGAAGGATTGAATCAACGCCACCTACGATAGCTAAAAAACTCAAAATGAATTTTGAAATCCACTTTCTTTTATTTTGTGTCTGAACTGAATCCATAGTCGTATTTTAAGTATTGGTTTTTAGCTTGTTTTTTGGTAAAAGGCACCTAAGAAAGTGATCCGTTTTTGTCTGTAAAATTTATTGCATCAATCGCTAAAATACAAAAAAAGCTAATCTGAATAACATTGACTTTTTTAATTGTTTTATACGTTTTAGAGTTGAGCCACAAAAGAGCATTCCAAAGCCTTAAACTTTTCATTAAACTCTAACTGAAAATCCTATTCCGGGAAAGTTATATTATCAAAGTTTGTAAGATAACTATCATCGTTAACTGATTGTATGAAACTTTGACCGTATCGGTCAATTAAAGAAATAGCCCATTGCTTTAAGCAGTGGACTGAGGTATTATTACATTTCTATAATTCCATTATTTAATATACTACTAAAATAGCAAGTCAAGTTTGATGAAATTTTTTCAAAGACATTGGGAACGTAGTCTGATATATTTACAACAGTCAATTCCTTTTCAACAGGATAATTATGATATGAATCTATTTATTATGGTAGTTTTTTACATCATGTTTCTCTGGATATGCAAACAAAAAGTAGAATAAAAGTTAAGCTATATTTTATACATAGTTATTTTTTTCGGCTTCCTGATCACTTCTCACTGATTGCTATTCTTTTAGCTTTATCCTGGTTTATTTGTATTTCAGATTAATACTCACAATGTCGGCATTTAGTGCTGTTGTTCTGGAATAATGACCATAACGTATTTCGATTGTATTAAAATGTTTAATTCCGAATACGCCTTTAATTGGAGTAAACTTCATTCCGATTCCGAAGAAATTACTGTCAAACTTCGAAAGATCGTAGTTGCTGGTATAGTAATCGTCGGTACCTGTATGCGCTTCATAGGGTTTAAAATATTTAGCGGCACTTTGTGTGTAAAACCTGTAGAACGGACTTAACGAAAAGAAAGGCGATATTTTTACCGGTACCTCAATATCGGCTGTGTGGGATTTAATGTCCCAGTCATCGGTATAATAACGATAATAGGCCCGGATAACGATATTATCACCCAAAAAATAACTGGCTCTAACAGCCAAAGGAATTTTTAACCGGTTTCCGGGGAGGTTTTCCTGATGCACCGATCCATCCGTAAAATAAACACGATGAAACGGGAGACTTAAAAAGCCATTTTGCGTGATAATATCAGCTAAAAAGACAATTTGAAGGTTTGTATTTATAATTTGAGAATAGCTAAGGGAACCGACAAAGGTATTCCGCGAAGCCGAGCCATAGTGATTCCCGTTAGTTCGTAGCTCAATTGGTTCGATTAACTTTACCTGATCCAGATAAGCCTGAAATTTGGCTGTAAATTCACCACTTTTGTCTTTTGTTTTTTGGGAATAGCTCACATTGCCTCCAAAAGATTGATAATCGAATTCCGATGAAGACGACAAACCAAAGCCAAGGGTGTTTCCTTTTTCTTCATTTTCGATACTGTAATTAAAAGAGGGATAAAAACGAATATCTGATGATGATGCAGATGAATTGGCTTGAAGATCAATCATATCCGATGAAGCAGAAGTGTAATAATCGATCCCGGCTTCTACATCAAGCGTATGTTTTTTTCCGGATTTACTGTACCGAATGAGTTTTACATCAATGGTGTTGGATACATCGGTTAGCTTTTCTGTCCCAATACCTCCTGTAACGGCCGAATTATTACCATCCTGCCGGTAATAACTGGATACCAGATTAATTTCGTCTACCTTTAATTTGGTGCTTTTATAGCCCGTCGAATCGGAAGGTGTCTGTGCTTGAGCGCGTAGTAATCCCAACAAGGCGAAGCCTGTGATAAATATTCTTTTCATCTGTTAACTTTTAAAGGTTGAAGATTAGTTACAACCGCAGCCGCCGCCACTTTTACCCGAATTCGCCCCGGAGGAACCTTCGCGATAGGATTGAAAACTTAATTCGGTTTTTTCTATTTTTCGATTGGAAAGGATCATTTCGGAATCGTTTAGTTTTCCTTTCTGATATTCTTTTACTGAAGTACAG from Flavobacterium sp. WV_118_3 harbors:
- a CDS encoding DUF3570 domain-containing protein — encoded protein: MKRIFITGFALLGLLRAQAQTPSDSTGYKSTKLKVDEINLVSSYYRQDGNNSAVTGGIGTEKLTDVSNTIDVKLIRYSKSGKKHTLDVEAGIDYYTSASSDMIDLQANSSASSSDIRFYPSFNYSIENEEKGNTLGFGLSSSSEFDYQSFGGNVSYSQKTKDKSGEFTAKFQAYLDQVKLIEPIELRTNGNHYGSASRNTFVGSLSYSQIINTNLQIVFLADIITQNGFLSLPFHRVYFTDGSVHQENLPGNRLKIPLAVRASYFLGDNIVIRAYYRYYTDDWDIKSHTADIEVPVKISPFFSLSPFYRFYTQSAAKYFKPYEAHTGTDDYYTSNYDLSKFDSNFFGIGMKFTPIKGVFGIKHFNTIEIRYGHYSRTTALNADIVSINLKYK
- a CDS encoding DUF4266 domain-containing protein — its product is MKKRIIIKLPVLSGVLVFATASCTSVKEYQKGKLNDSEMILSNRKIEKTELSFQSYREGSSGANSGKSGGGCGCN